A single genomic interval of Mycolicibacterium sp. MU0053 harbors:
- a CDS encoding PepSY-associated TM helix domain-containing protein, whose amino-acid sequence MTTTQPETPPPNDEVLASEPNRRPPGFAALLRRLHFYAGVFIGPFILIAAVTGLLYALIPQIDTVVHREQLTVDRVGDQRLPLADQLAAARLAYPEGAVESIRPPAAPDETTWVTLAVDDVPPDYARTVFVDPYSGEVRGALTTYGQWLPVRAWFDELHRNLHLDAVGRHYSELAASWLWITALAGLWLWIGHRRQTGSWRRIAVPDRTGRGRRRTRSWHAAIGVWILVGLLGLSVTGITWSRYGGASIDAVQQALHTTAPAVDTTLTANGPAPAAGAHSHHGESVSAGVDFLNGADHALHAAHGAGLTEPMWMYPPGNSAEGWLVAENKRDWPTRNDAISVDPDTGAITDRVDFAQWPFLAKLTRWSIDTHMGILFGVPNQIVLALTAIGLIFLIIHGYRMWWQRRPTRGSAWSAGRPPLRGAIRSLSPVAAVALVVAAAAVGWFLPLFGLSLLAFVVVDAIIGVVKRNRRAQPAAAD is encoded by the coding sequence ATGACCACTACCCAACCCGAAACACCACCCCCGAACGACGAGGTCCTCGCCTCCGAACCGAACCGGCGTCCACCCGGCTTTGCCGCGCTGCTGCGCCGGTTGCATTTCTACGCCGGCGTGTTCATCGGCCCGTTCATCCTGATCGCGGCGGTGACCGGCCTGCTGTATGCCCTGATCCCCCAGATCGACACCGTTGTGCACCGTGAGCAGTTGACCGTCGACCGGGTCGGCGATCAGCGCCTCCCGTTGGCCGACCAACTCGCCGCCGCCCGCCTCGCGTACCCCGAGGGCGCGGTGGAAAGCATCCGGCCACCGGCGGCGCCCGACGAGACGACCTGGGTCACCCTCGCCGTCGACGACGTTCCGCCGGATTACGCCCGCACGGTGTTCGTCGACCCGTACAGCGGCGAGGTCCGCGGCGCGCTGACCACCTACGGCCAATGGTTGCCCGTGCGAGCCTGGTTCGACGAACTGCACCGCAACCTGCACCTGGACGCCGTGGGTCGCCATTACAGCGAACTGGCCGCGAGCTGGCTGTGGATCACCGCGCTCGCCGGGCTGTGGTTATGGATCGGGCATCGTCGTCAGACCGGATCCTGGCGTCGCATCGCGGTCCCCGACCGCACCGGCAGGGGGCGACGACGGACCCGGTCCTGGCACGCCGCGATCGGGGTGTGGATTCTGGTGGGTCTGCTCGGCCTCTCGGTCACCGGTATCACCTGGTCCCGGTACGGCGGGGCGTCGATCGACGCGGTGCAGCAGGCGTTGCACACCACCGCGCCCGCGGTCGACACCACCCTGACCGCCAACGGACCTGCCCCGGCGGCCGGGGCGCACTCCCATCACGGTGAATCCGTAAGCGCGGGAGTCGATTTCCTGAACGGCGCCGATCACGCGTTGCATGCCGCGCACGGCGCGGGCCTGACGGAACCGATGTGGATGTACCCGCCGGGCAACAGCGCGGAGGGCTGGCTGGTCGCCGAGAACAAGCGGGACTGGCCGACCCGCAACGACGCGATCTCGGTGGACCCGGACACCGGGGCGATCACCGACCGCGTCGACTTCGCGCAGTGGCCGTTCCTGGCCAAGCTCACCCGCTGGTCCATCGACACCCACATGGGGATCCTGTTCGGGGTGCCCAATCAAATTGTGTTGGCGCTCACGGCAATCGGATTGATCTTCCTGATCATCCACGGCTACCGGATGTGGTGGCAGCGCCGCCCGACGCGTGGGTCGGCGTGGTCCGCCGGCCGGCCCCCGCTGCGGGGCGCGATCCGGAGCCTGTCACCGGTGGCGGCCGTCGCGCTGGTGGTCGCGGCCGCCGCGGTGGGCTGGTTCCTGCCGCTGTTCGGGCTGAGCCTGCTTGCGTTCGTCGTCGTCGATGCGATCATCGGTGTCGTCAAGCGCAATCGCCGCGCTCAACCGGCGGCGGCGGACTAG
- a CDS encoding cytochrome P450: MTKPQVVFDPFSDEYFTDPYDIYLRMQDDAPVYHSEELDFFALTRHADVAAALKDHETYSSSQGCDLATVQAGDGPQAKVIIFMDPPDHRVMRSLVNKAFTPRAIQSQRATVEELIDHYLSQADPDNFDVVQDFSGPFPVEVITRMAGVPEDYRQRVREWIDISLAREPGNMGFTEAGTQAAIESGTYYYQLALERRANPQDDMISRLITAEIVGEDGQVRTLDDIEVAGFTALLGGAGAETVTKLIGNAMVTFAKNPEQWQKLLDDRTKVPAAVEEMLRFDGPVHYNVRYTLKEAHLHGVTIPAGKPVFLMKAAANRDPRAFTDAHVFDIDRDRSEAQNLGFGYGIHSCLGAALARLETTIALERLLDFMPRYEVQWDRLARVQMQNVAGYNRVPVQVLRR, encoded by the coding sequence ATGACCAAGCCGCAGGTAGTTTTCGACCCGTTCTCCGACGAGTACTTCACCGATCCCTATGACATCTACCTGCGGATGCAGGACGATGCCCCGGTTTATCACAGCGAGGAACTCGATTTCTTCGCGTTGACCCGGCACGCCGATGTCGCGGCCGCACTGAAGGACCACGAGACCTACTCCTCGTCGCAGGGTTGCGACCTGGCGACCGTGCAGGCCGGCGACGGCCCGCAGGCGAAGGTGATCATCTTCATGGATCCGCCGGATCACCGCGTGATGCGCAGCCTGGTGAACAAGGCGTTCACCCCGCGTGCGATCCAGTCGCAGCGCGCGACGGTCGAGGAGTTGATCGATCACTACCTGAGTCAGGCCGATCCCGACAACTTCGACGTCGTGCAGGACTTCTCCGGCCCGTTCCCGGTGGAGGTCATCACCCGGATGGCCGGCGTGCCCGAGGATTATCGCCAGCGGGTGCGGGAGTGGATCGACATTTCACTGGCCCGCGAACCCGGCAACATGGGCTTCACCGAGGCCGGCACGCAGGCGGCCATCGAATCGGGCACGTACTACTACCAGCTGGCTCTGGAGCGTCGGGCCAACCCGCAGGACGACATGATCAGCCGGCTGATCACCGCCGAGATCGTGGGCGAGGACGGTCAGGTCCGGACCCTCGACGACATCGAGGTCGCCGGGTTCACCGCACTCCTGGGCGGGGCCGGCGCCGAGACCGTCACCAAGCTGATCGGCAACGCGATGGTGACCTTCGCCAAGAACCCCGAGCAGTGGCAGAAGCTGCTTGATGACCGCACCAAGGTGCCGGCCGCGGTCGAGGAGATGCTGCGCTTCGACGGTCCGGTGCATTACAACGTGCGGTACACGCTGAAAGAGGCGCATCTGCACGGCGTCACCATTCCGGCGGGCAAACCGGTGTTCCTGATGAAGGCGGCGGCCAATCGGGATCCGCGGGCGTTCACCGACGCGCACGTCTTCGACATCGACCGCGATCGCAGCGAGGCGCAGAACCTGGGTTTCGGCTACGGGATCCACAGCTGCCTCGGGGCGGCGCTGGCCAGGCTCGAGACCACGATCGCGCTGGAGCGGCTGCTCGATTTCATGCCGCGCTACGAGGTGCAGTGGGATCGCCTGGCGCGGGTTCAGATGCAGAACGTCGCGGGATACAACCGGGTGCCCGTGCAGGTCCTGCGAAGGTAG
- a CDS encoding acyl-CoA dehydrogenase family protein, with amino-acid sequence MSTAADSERVADLARQVLADHDPKSVPIPDYLGACYDAGLAWVHFPEGQGGLGVSRGLQAVADGILQGAGGPVPLSLNPMGYGMAAPTIREHAQSDDLKKSWLRPLATTEDIWCQLFSEPGAGSDLAGLATSAVVDGDDWVINGQKVWTSLAHRARWGLLLARSNPDVPKHKGLTYFVVDMHGPGVETRPLRQLTGQAEFNEVYFTDARIPDAHRLGAVGNGWGVAMTTLMNERSALGGSGSRRGAGTISDAVALWAARPELRTPVLRDQLTQLWLRSEAQRLTAERSRATAGVGGPGPEGSIGKLVGAELNQHIYQWCMDLLGPEGILYHNYNLLDERDSEADWRGPVQQRFLRSRANTIEGGTSDVMRNILGERVLGLPGDLRADAGMPWKEIPRG; translated from the coding sequence ATGAGCACCGCTGCTGATTCCGAACGGGTCGCCGACCTTGCCCGGCAGGTCCTCGCCGACCACGACCCGAAATCCGTTCCCATCCCCGACTACCTCGGCGCCTGCTACGACGCCGGGCTGGCGTGGGTGCACTTCCCCGAAGGCCAGGGCGGGCTCGGCGTCTCGCGCGGCCTGCAGGCCGTGGCCGACGGGATCCTGCAGGGCGCCGGCGGTCCGGTTCCGCTGAGCCTGAACCCGATGGGCTACGGCATGGCCGCGCCCACCATCCGCGAGCATGCGCAGTCCGACGACCTCAAGAAGTCCTGGCTGCGGCCGCTGGCCACCACCGAGGACATCTGGTGCCAGCTGTTCTCCGAGCCCGGCGCGGGTTCGGACCTGGCCGGCCTGGCCACCTCCGCGGTGGTCGACGGTGACGACTGGGTGATCAACGGCCAGAAGGTGTGGACCAGCCTGGCGCACCGGGCCCGGTGGGGCCTGTTGCTGGCGCGCTCCAATCCGGACGTGCCCAAGCACAAGGGCCTCACCTACTTCGTCGTTGACATGCACGGCCCCGGCGTGGAGACCCGTCCGCTGCGCCAGCTGACCGGCCAAGCCGAGTTCAACGAGGTCTACTTCACCGACGCCCGGATTCCCGACGCCCACCGTCTCGGCGCCGTCGGCAACGGCTGGGGCGTGGCGATGACCACCCTGATGAACGAACGCAGCGCCCTCGGCGGCAGCGGCAGCCGGCGCGGCGCCGGGACCATCTCCGATGCGGTCGCGTTGTGGGCCGCGCGGCCCGAGTTGCGCACCCCGGTGTTGCGCGATCAACTGACCCAGCTGTGGCTGCGGTCCGAGGCGCAGCGCCTGACCGCGGAGCGCTCGCGCGCCACCGCCGGGGTCGGCGGGCCGGGCCCCGAGGGGTCGATCGGCAAGCTGGTCGGCGCCGAGCTGAATCAGCACATCTACCAGTGGTGCATGGATCTGCTTGGGCCCGAAGGCATTCTGTACCACAACTACAACCTGTTGGACGAGCGGGATTCCGAGGCCGACTGGCGCGGACCGGTTCAGCAGCGGTTCCTGCGCAGCCGCGCCAACACCATCGAAGGCGGCACGTCGGACGTGATGCGCAACATTCTCGGCGAGCGGGTCCTGGGCCTGCCGGGCGACCTGCGTGCCGATGCCGGCATGCCCTGGAAGGAGATCCCCCGTGGCTGA
- a CDS encoding cytochrome P450 has protein sequence MTAPTAADMYYDPYNIELNMDPYPVFARFREEAPLYYNEQHDFYALSRWDDVNKGVIDHETFISGRGALLELIKSGMEMPPGTLIFEDPPIHNIHRNLLSRVFTPRKVLALEPQIREFTTRCLDPVVGTGKFDFVNDLGEQMPMRVIGMLLGIPEDRQQAITDHGEETLKKDKVDSLATGEVFAEFVDWRIENPSDDIMTELLNAEFEDETGTVRKLRRDELLLYLTVIATAGSETTTRMLGWAGKTLAEVPDQRRDLVQNPSLIPQAMEEILRWEPPALQLARYVTRDVEYYGQTVPEGSAMLLLVGAANRDPRRFPNGDVFDIHREQRAHMTFGAGTHFCMGNALARLELRIAMEEILKRFPEWEVDWANAAPSETAAVRGWAAMPTFVP, from the coding sequence ATGACTGCACCCACCGCGGCCGATATGTACTACGACCCGTACAACATCGAGCTCAACATGGATCCCTATCCGGTGTTCGCCCGGTTCAGGGAAGAGGCCCCCCTTTACTACAACGAGCAGCACGACTTCTATGCGCTGAGTCGCTGGGACGACGTCAACAAGGGCGTCATCGACCACGAGACCTTCATCTCGGGTCGCGGGGCTTTGCTGGAGCTCATCAAATCGGGGATGGAGATGCCGCCCGGCACCTTGATCTTCGAGGACCCGCCGATCCACAACATCCACCGCAACCTGCTGTCGCGGGTATTCACCCCGCGCAAGGTGCTGGCCCTCGAGCCGCAAATCCGCGAGTTCACCACCCGATGCCTGGACCCAGTGGTGGGGACGGGGAAGTTCGATTTCGTCAACGACCTCGGCGAACAGATGCCGATGCGGGTGATCGGCATGTTGCTCGGTATACCGGAAGACCGGCAGCAGGCCATCACCGACCACGGTGAGGAGACGCTCAAGAAGGACAAGGTCGATTCGTTGGCCACCGGTGAGGTGTTTGCGGAGTTCGTCGACTGGCGCATCGAGAACCCCTCCGATGACATCATGACCGAACTGCTGAACGCTGAGTTCGAGGACGAGACCGGCACGGTGCGCAAACTGCGCCGAGATGAGCTCCTGCTGTACTTGACGGTGATCGCGACGGCGGGCTCCGAGACCACCACCCGGATGCTGGGCTGGGCCGGCAAGACATTGGCCGAGGTTCCGGATCAGCGTCGCGACCTCGTGCAGAATCCGAGCCTGATTCCCCAGGCGATGGAGGAGATCCTGCGCTGGGAGCCGCCGGCGCTGCAGCTCGCGCGCTACGTCACCCGCGACGTCGAGTACTACGGCCAAACCGTGCCGGAGGGTTCGGCGATGCTGCTGCTGGTCGGCGCGGCCAACCGGGACCCGCGGCGGTTCCCGAACGGTGATGTCTTCGATATCCATCGGGAACAGCGCGCACACATGACCTTTGGTGCGGGTACTCACTTCTGCATGGGTAACGCGCTGGCTCGGCTGGAGCTTCGCATCGCCATGGAAGAGATTCTCAAGCGCTTCCCCGAGTGGGAGGTCGACTGGGCCAACGCGGCTCCGTCGGAGACCGCCGCCGTACGCGGCTGGGCCGCCATGCCCACCTTCGTCCCCTGA
- a CDS encoding VOC family protein has product MHRILLSTFLIDAPSDVFEKTTEFWAGALDAEAFRPRGGRDYRILEGASDDYRVVVQNAHSGQAGVHFDIHTDDLEAEVERLKGLGATVVDDSFVDHPGKWVIMADPAGKQFCVVYALNPLRPQEDRDAFERKAKPVG; this is encoded by the coding sequence ATGCATCGCATACTGCTCAGCACCTTCCTGATCGATGCGCCGTCGGATGTCTTCGAGAAGACGACCGAATTCTGGGCCGGGGCGCTCGACGCCGAAGCGTTCCGGCCGCGCGGTGGCCGCGATTACCGGATCCTCGAAGGCGCTTCGGACGACTACCGGGTGGTGGTCCAGAACGCGCACTCGGGTCAGGCCGGTGTGCACTTCGATATCCACACCGACGATCTGGAAGCCGAGGTGGAACGACTCAAAGGCCTGGGCGCGACGGTGGTCGACGACTCCTTCGTGGACCATCCGGGAAAGTGGGTGATCATGGCCGATCCGGCCGGAAAGCAATTCTGTGTCGTCTACGCCCTGAATCCGCTGCGCCCGCAGGAAGACCGGGACGCATTCGAACGCAAGGCCAAACCGGTCGGCTGA
- a CDS encoding acyl-CoA carboxylase subunit beta, whose amino-acid sequence MPDGGLPDDHVELLRRRALTEDQARPEAVQRRHGAGARTARENIADLVDPGSFVEYGRFAIAAQRQRRPVDELIERTPADGLVAGTARVNGELFGPRRSACAVLSYDYTVLAGTQGVFGHRKKDRLFDLIERMRLPTVFFAEGGGGRPGDTDYPTVSSLEVRAFKLWAALSGLVPRIAVVKGRCFAGNAVIAGSADLIVATADTSIGMGGPAMIAGGGLGDVAPDDVGPISVQEPNGVVDVVVADEAEAVAVTKRLLSYFQGVTEPGPAADQTGLRTILPERARRAYLVDPIITTLADQDSVTFLRPRFAPELVTALARIEGRPVGIIANNTRVMAGAITAAAADKAARFLQLCDAFDLPVVSLVDCPGFMVGPDAEAQALVRRASRMLVAGAALEVPLIAVILRRGYGLGAQAMTGGSLQEPLLTVAWPGAHLGPMGLEGAVRLGLRKELEAIADPAEREDRVRQATEAAQDNAKALNAAQLFEIDDVIDPAETRALIAATLNAAALHERGPRRPRFVDTW is encoded by the coding sequence ATGCCCGACGGCGGACTACCGGACGATCATGTGGAGTTGCTCCGCCGTCGGGCACTCACCGAGGACCAGGCCCGACCCGAGGCGGTGCAGCGCCGCCACGGCGCCGGTGCCCGCACCGCCCGGGAGAACATCGCCGACCTGGTCGACCCCGGATCCTTCGTCGAATACGGCCGATTCGCGATCGCCGCGCAACGACAGCGGCGGCCCGTCGACGAACTGATCGAACGGACCCCGGCCGACGGGCTGGTGGCCGGCACGGCGCGGGTCAACGGCGAGCTGTTCGGGCCGCGGCGCAGCGCCTGCGCGGTGCTGTCCTACGACTACACCGTGCTGGCCGGCACCCAGGGCGTGTTCGGGCACCGCAAGAAGGACCGACTCTTCGACCTGATCGAGCGGATGCGATTGCCGACGGTGTTCTTCGCCGAGGGCGGCGGCGGACGTCCCGGCGACACCGACTATCCGACGGTCTCCTCGCTGGAGGTCCGCGCGTTCAAGCTGTGGGCGGCGCTGTCGGGGCTGGTTCCGCGCATCGCGGTGGTCAAGGGCCGCTGTTTTGCCGGCAACGCCGTCATCGCGGGATCCGCCGATCTGATCGTGGCCACCGCCGACACGTCCATCGGGATGGGCGGCCCGGCGATGATCGCCGGCGGCGGCCTCGGCGACGTGGCCCCCGATGACGTCGGCCCGATCTCGGTGCAGGAACCCAACGGCGTCGTGGACGTGGTGGTGGCCGATGAGGCCGAGGCGGTCGCGGTCACCAAGCGGTTGCTGTCCTATTTCCAGGGTGTCACCGAACCCGGCCCGGCCGCCGACCAAACCGGTTTGCGCACAATACTTCCCGAACGCGCCCGGCGGGCCTACCTGGTCGACCCGATCATCACCACCCTCGCCGACCAGGACTCGGTGACGTTTCTGCGGCCCCGGTTCGCGCCCGAGTTGGTGACCGCGCTGGCGCGCATCGAGGGCCGTCCGGTCGGGATCATCGCCAACAACACCCGGGTGATGGCGGGGGCGATCACCGCGGCGGCCGCCGACAAGGCCGCGCGCTTCCTGCAACTGTGCGATGCCTTCGACCTGCCGGTGGTGTCCCTGGTGGACTGTCCGGGTTTCATGGTCGGCCCGGACGCCGAGGCGCAGGCCCTGGTCCGGCGCGCGTCCCGGATGCTGGTGGCCGGCGCCGCGCTGGAGGTGCCGCTGATCGCAGTGATCCTGCGCCGCGGCTACGGCCTGGGTGCGCAGGCGATGACCGGCGGCAGCCTGCAGGAACCGCTGCTGACGGTGGCCTGGCCGGGTGCCCACCTCGGGCCGATGGGGCTCGAGGGTGCGGTGCGCCTGGGACTGCGCAAGGAACTCGAGGCCATCGCGGACCCCGCCGAACGCGAGGACCGGGTGCGGCAGGCCACCGAGGCGGCGCAGGACAACGCCAAGGCGCTCAACGCCGCGCAACTCTTCGAGATCGACGACGTCATCGACCCCGCCGAGACCCGCGCGCTGATTGCGGCGACGCTGAACGCCGCCGCGCTGCACGAGCGCGGCCCGCGCCGGCCCAGGTTCGTCGACACCTGGTAG
- a CDS encoding SDR family NAD(P)-dependent oxidoreductase: MSELRFDGRVAIVTGAGRGIGRGHALLLAQKGARVVVADYGVDPAGNGTSSAPADQVVQEIKDLGGDAVACCASVAEEVSATSIVETAIEAFGRLDIVVNNAGIHDPANFDELSIEQFRAMLDVHFYGALYVIRAAWPHFVSAGYGRIVNTVSEAMLGGVSGLTSYASAKGAVYGLTRNLATEGLPAGIRVNAVAPRAYTRLSADHCDSLSHLYGMSEDKIQQVNASMPPELCAPAVAYLAHQDCRLNGEVLQVGMGGVARMAFIATKGLREAALTAESIADNIDTVLSIDRAQVPSTDDIFSPLRAK; the protein is encoded by the coding sequence ATGTCTGAGTTGCGCTTTGATGGCCGGGTAGCCATCGTGACCGGCGCCGGCCGTGGGATCGGGCGTGGTCACGCGCTATTGCTGGCCCAAAAGGGCGCCCGGGTCGTCGTCGCCGACTACGGTGTCGACCCCGCGGGCAACGGGACGTCCTCGGCCCCCGCCGACCAGGTGGTGCAGGAGATCAAAGACCTCGGCGGCGACGCCGTCGCGTGTTGCGCCTCGGTGGCCGAAGAGGTTTCGGCGACGTCGATCGTCGAGACGGCGATCGAGGCCTTCGGACGGCTGGACATCGTGGTGAACAACGCGGGCATCCACGACCCCGCGAACTTCGATGAGCTGTCGATCGAACAGTTCCGAGCCATGCTTGACGTGCACTTTTACGGGGCGCTGTACGTGATCCGGGCCGCCTGGCCCCATTTCGTCTCCGCCGGATACGGCCGCATTGTCAACACCGTCTCCGAGGCCATGCTCGGCGGCGTTTCGGGGCTGACCAGCTACGCCTCGGCCAAGGGTGCCGTCTACGGGCTGACCCGAAACCTCGCCACCGAGGGCCTGCCCGCGGGCATCCGGGTCAATGCCGTTGCGCCCCGGGCCTACACGCGGTTATCGGCCGATCATTGCGACAGCCTCTCGCACCTGTACGGGATGTCCGAAGACAAGATTCAGCAGGTCAACGCCAGCATGCCGCCCGAGTTGTGCGCCCCGGCGGTCGCCTACTTGGCGCATCAGGACTGCCGGCTCAACGGCGAGGTGCTTCAGGTCGGAATGGGCGGCGTCGCCCGGATGGCCTTCATCGCGACGAAGGGTTTGCGCGAGGCCGCGCTGACCGCGGAAAGCATCGCCGACAACATCGACACCGTGCTCAGCATCGACCGCGCCCAGGTCCCGTCAACCGACGACATCTTCAGTCCGCTGCGGGCAAAGTAG
- a CDS encoding TetR/AcrR family transcriptional regulator yields MKSRVQERTSRQVLDAARAFIETHGLEQLSMRRLATEAGVSVRTLYNHFGDKDGLLTALVQRSLDSIDVAVHHLSATDPIERIWEAIAVSIDKTAAEVPKAVVRAVVMDDRLVDVVNVRWTGWDLIVSEIGAATKAGALRDDIAPELLAEHAAMVLFHLQRRWTAGELDDAGLRAGALHAFDICLLAVAQPRTRTRILEHAQSLSGQRPRLTEG; encoded by the coding sequence ATGAAATCGCGGGTTCAGGAGCGGACGAGTCGACAGGTCCTGGACGCCGCGCGGGCCTTTATCGAGACGCACGGCCTCGAGCAACTGTCGATGCGGCGGTTGGCCACCGAGGCGGGCGTCAGCGTTCGCACGCTCTACAACCACTTCGGCGACAAGGACGGGCTGCTCACCGCACTGGTCCAACGGTCGCTGGACTCGATCGATGTCGCGGTCCACCACCTCTCGGCGACCGACCCGATCGAACGGATCTGGGAGGCCATCGCCGTCTCGATCGACAAGACCGCGGCCGAGGTGCCCAAGGCCGTGGTCCGTGCCGTCGTCATGGACGATCGCCTGGTCGACGTGGTGAATGTGCGCTGGACGGGCTGGGATCTGATCGTCTCGGAGATCGGCGCCGCGACCAAGGCGGGCGCGCTGCGGGACGATATTGCGCCGGAACTGCTGGCCGAGCATGCCGCCATGGTGTTGTTCCACCTGCAGCGGCGATGGACCGCCGGCGAACTCGACGACGCCGGATTGCGCGCGGGCGCGTTGCATGCCTTCGACATCTGCCTGTTGGCCGTCGCGCAGCCGCGAACCCGGACGCGGATTCTCGAGCACGCGCAGTCGCTCAGCGGACAGCGACCACGGCTTACCGAGGGTTGA
- a CDS encoding acyl-CoA dehydrogenase family protein: MPACPGRRSPVAEFTFTTEQQELRNAVRKFAADNFDEATVRRLMESDPTFDPKVWARLGAELGVLGLAVPESAGGVGGTLVDQAVAVEELGAALACGPLFGTVYLAIPALVAASAGAARDELLPELIEGRKTAAFAVGDHGGAFAAAQVPLTAVATGDGVAITGTADRVVDAGAADVLLVAATGPDGVGLYAVEAAGPGVQRTNLVTLDLTRPQATVEFHEAPAQLVSAADEAERVINHALQVGSVLLAVEQVGASQHLLDIAVDYAKTRLQFGRPIGSFQAVKHRLADLLVDVEHARSTAYHAVWALTDGSDDPALAASIAQAVGSEAFSRVARDTIQTLGGIGFTWEHQTHLYFKRATTDAALLGSAEQHRSRVADMVLDTAAADRVPDVAVGVPG, encoded by the coding sequence ATGCCGGCATGCCCTGGAAGGAGATCCCCCGTGGCTGAGTTCACGTTCACCACCGAGCAGCAGGAGCTGCGCAACGCGGTGCGCAAGTTCGCCGCCGACAACTTCGACGAGGCCACGGTGCGGCGGCTGATGGAGTCCGATCCGACCTTCGACCCGAAGGTGTGGGCCCGGCTCGGTGCCGAACTCGGCGTGCTGGGCCTGGCCGTTCCCGAGTCGGCCGGTGGGGTCGGTGGCACGCTCGTCGACCAGGCGGTCGCGGTCGAGGAACTGGGCGCCGCATTGGCCTGCGGTCCGCTGTTCGGCACCGTGTACCTGGCCATTCCGGCCTTGGTGGCCGCCTCCGCTGGGGCGGCGCGCGACGAGCTGCTGCCCGAGCTGATCGAGGGTCGCAAGACCGCGGCGTTCGCGGTCGGCGACCACGGCGGGGCCTTCGCTGCCGCGCAGGTCCCGTTGACCGCGGTAGCCACCGGTGACGGTGTCGCGATCACCGGCACTGCTGACCGGGTCGTCGATGCCGGCGCCGCCGATGTACTGCTGGTCGCGGCAACCGGACCCGACGGCGTGGGCCTGTACGCGGTCGAGGCCGCCGGCCCCGGGGTGCAACGCACGAATCTGGTCACCCTGGATCTGACCCGTCCCCAAGCCACCGTCGAATTCCACGAGGCCCCAGCACAATTGGTCTCCGCCGCCGACGAGGCCGAACGCGTCATCAACCACGCGCTGCAGGTGGGGTCGGTGCTGCTGGCCGTCGAGCAGGTCGGCGCCAGCCAGCACCTGCTCGACATCGCGGTGGACTACGCCAAGACCCGGTTGCAGTTCGGCCGGCCGATCGGCTCCTTCCAGGCCGTCAAGCATCGGTTGGCCGATCTGCTGGTCGACGTCGAGCACGCCAGATCGACTGCCTACCACGCAGTCTGGGCGCTGACCGACGGCAGCGACGACCCGGCGCTCGCAGCCAGCATCGCGCAGGCCGTCGGATCGGAGGCGTTCAGTCGCGTCGCCCGCGACACCATCCAGACGCTCGGCGGCATCGGGTTCACGTGGGAGCATCAGACGCACTTGTACTTCAAGCGCGCCACCACCGATGCGGCACTGTTGGGTTCGGCCGAACAGCATCGCTCACGGGTGGCCGATATGGTGCTCGACACCGCAGCCGCGGACCGCGTTCCGGATGTGGCGGTGGGCGTCCCCGGCTGA